The Xiphophorus couchianus chromosome 18, X_couchianus-1.0, whole genome shotgun sequence DNA window CCTACTTAGGAAACGTTACATAAGGGGAAATGCCTTTTAGCATGAGCTCCCTAAAAACGGTTTTCCTAAGTGTatcaactgaaaataattttgttttaaagagtaAAATGGACAACAGAAAAATGGTAACATTTCAAAAAGCAGAGCTGATAAAGGGCATTTGTATGGGTTGCAAACTCTCAGAATGGTGTCTTTTTTATGAATAGAAGCATCTATTGGTCACATATCACCAATATTTCTACAGTCGGACTTGTCAGAAATTAGGGTGCAACAAATTGTACATAATAGCGACTCTTGTGAAGTGTAGCTAGATTGATTTAGAAATTatgctaaaaacagaaaaatcatgcatttatctgttttttggtttttattggaTGACTGTGGCATTTCAGAATGGAGATacacatttcaaagctcttCAATCATGAgccattttctttgctttcaccTTAAGAACaatattgttttgacattatCAGGTATGGATgtcaatttatatatatatttttttcaaaggatCCCAGGCAGTCAAGGGTAATTACTGTGTTTAAATATGCAGTAAATCACCCAGACGTGGGACCAAATGAGTGTTTTGTTAGTCAAAAGTCTTTCTGCTTGAGTCCAAAGGTAGGCTTGCAAGTCCTGAGACGAGTGCGAGTCGAGTCTCAAAAGCCATTTGACCAATTTAAACTGAGcaattaataattttgaaatgtcgaaaactaaaatcaattaaaataaaaacattaacctCTATGGAAAGTAGGGTACTTTCTTTGAAGAGTAGTTTTTAAGAGCCCTGTTTCAAATCTCTTTGACAGGTTACATGTCTTCAGGACTTTTTTGCAGAAGATGACATTTTCATTGCTTGTGGTCCTGAAAAGTTTCGCTATCAAGATGATTTCAATTTGGATGAAACTGGTAAGTATGTCTATGAGGATTTAAATGGGCTTAATGTGATATCGACTTTCATTTCATAAACATGCTTAAGTATCTTTGTGCCCAATATAAATGTTTGGTAAGCTAAagttttttgttgggttttttttctccccattttCCAGATAATTCTtaaatgtgtcttttatttAGCATTGTAATATTGTGTTCCCTCTTCTCACATCAAATCATTTTACACTAACTTGTATCTAACCTTTTGTCACTGCATTGTAGATTGTTTTATATTAAGTTATGTTGTGGGAAAGTATATTAACCTTTGCACAGTATATTTGCTGCTTAAACACAGCTCAGAGGTAATTTAATCTGGTCTGAGGAAATGGGTGTGCTGGAAATATGCCAAGCTCTGAATGCAGGTGATATTTTCATTGACTGATCTAGTTCTATACTTGGaatgaggtgtgtgtgtgtgtgtgtgcaatacTTTTTCCCCCTCCATTTTTGGCCTAGTTTTGTGCTGAATCTTTTTGTTCAGATTCCACCTTAAGTCTCAGAACGATTGCTTATTCTAAATAGAATCTTTATCACCTTGCATggtaaaatacatttcatgCTTTGAATGTATTTCTCCTCACCAGAATGCAGGGTGACAAAGTCGTCGTCATATGGCCGACTCCCCACAGTTCATGGTCGTTCTTTGCCGAGAACTGGTGGAATGTCTCGTAGAAGCAAGTCTCCCTCACCTGCCGGATCGGGTAAATGTGTGTTTaagtttaataattaaaacttgaaCTTGCCATGTTTTGGTTCcttatcagttttttatttttttccccccgtctTAACAGCAAATGGTACTGCGGGCAGTACGCTTTCTACACCTCGTTCTGGAAAATCTCCAAGTCCCATTTTAACCAGTCCCGCTAGCCTCCGGAGACGACAGGTAATAACAGCCAAAGTTTGTAGAATAGAGAACTACTTCTGTGCTGCCAttgaatatttactttttttttcttgtcttgagCTTGTGTGGTGTCCATAGTCAAATGATTTCTACACCATTTGACTGTGCCATATTTCATGCTGATTTGTCTTAGAAATCAGGTTTCTGTTGCACTATAAGACTGTTGCACTTTGCTGTTTGTCATTGCTACATGTATGATAGCATAGAAACTGCATCCAGAGATGCTCATTTGTCCAAAATGGGCATTTCATAGTTGCTGTGTATTCTATTTTTATCGGTGCTGATAAACATTCGTTTGCTTTAGGCACAAAAATATTTGggataaattaattatattacaGCAGTAAGGTTTGGGGAAACCcctgaatgttttaaaatgttgttaattAAGAAAGTGAATATaagggagaaataaaaatgtttatggacGTTTAAAGATTTGGGGCCATTTCTTTAGTGCTCACATGCAAGCATTAAATGGCTTCTTACTAAaatttcacaacttttttttgttatgtcaCTGTTTTGCAAGAATCACATATGCCTGCAGATTTGCAACATTGTTCAAATTACAACCATATTGCAAAGGGATGCTAGGGTGTAATTATAATAACAGATAACATTTTTCATGCTTTGCGTATTTGTGTGTAACTTCATTTGAATATAATCTAAATCCTCTAAATTACAATTTCATTTATAGTATTGTAGTTACATATTTTCCTGAAATTGTGCTCTATTGCTCATATATCAATTCTCGTGCCTCAATTCTGCatcatgtttttgtcttttctttgtttggacTAGATGTAATTTAGGTTTTTGAAGCTTTTCTTCCTAAAGCCTTTAGAAACTGTTGCTgccattattttttacaatgtgATCATTTGGGGAGTTTTTCCCCCTGTTTATAGGGATCCCAGTACAGTGGCTCCTCACTCTCATTAGCCTCTACCAAGGTATGCAGCTCCATGGATGAAGGAGATGGTCCCAACAGTGAAGGTGGGgtattgacataaaaaaaacaaaactacacgAGTCATTATGCATTATGTTTCATAAATTATAGATATGTTTTCTCACTCAGTTGAGCCAGTGGAAGAATGTTCCCCAGTTCCTACCTCCATAGCAGACAGATACAAAGTTGGAAGGATTTTAGGGGATGGAAACTTTGCTGTGGTTCGTGAATGTGTGGAAAGATCAACTGGAAGAGAGTAcgctttaaaaataatcagcaaaGACAAATGTAAGGGAAAGGTAGGCATTCTTATTCCTTTAGAATCGCATCAAATCACAAAATTTGTGCTAATTTGTCGTTCTTTCGTATTTGTTCCATTTTAGTGTGCGTGTGTTTGGGGCACAGGGATTAAACATCTTTGTGAAATCTATGCGTTTTAAATACTGAACTATTCTCAAGTtatgtgatttctttttctgcattattcAGGAACACATGATACAGAGTGAAGTGTCCATCCTGAGGCGTGTGAAACATCCTAACATTGTCCTCTTAATCGAGGAAATGGATACCCGCAGAGATCTCTATCTTGTAATGGAGCTAGTGAAGgtactttgcatttttaaatagattataGGTGAATACATCAGTTTCAGGTTCAAAACTACTTTCCCCAAAGGTTGATACATATTATGTTTAGAATATAATTAATCTCTTTAATGAAGTTTATATAATCatgtaataattatttgcatttaaaaaccttttatccAGGGAGGAGATCTCTTTGACGCCATTACCTCCTCCAACAGATACACAGAGCGGGATGCCAGTTGTATGCTGTTCAACTTGGCAAGCGCCATCAAGTACCTTCACAGTCTCAATATTGTGCACAGAgacataaaaccagaaaatctcTTGGTAAGTGGTACTTAATAAAGCCTGTCTTAATACATCCTGTGGAATGAGCATTTATAGAAACCTAATCCTGCTTTCAGAATGTGTCAGTGACTGTCTGCTGGACAGCTGTCAAGTCAGTTTTATTCCCCATGGACGTGTCAGCGATAATGTAAAAACTGtgtattaaaaaatttttttaattggttttatgtaATAACACTTTCTAAGAAAGAAATTTTGggtcttaatttaaaaaaatacacctggtattttttggtaaatgtctttgttttaattttttggattgaattgctggatttttttttcttttcttttttgggctGAAAATTGTGGAGCACAATATCTAAACCAACTGGAGTCCACACATATAGATagagataagatttatttgtcattgtcatcaacagattacgagattgagatttcctcgactcgagttaagatgcaggttatgtgtatatacgtaatatacaaagataaaaaaataaatagtacaaaatgagaaataaatagacatcagaagatggttgcagcacctggaggtgtcgcaacagaattgacatttttaacaaagtggtgtcaagagcagaagttcttatgcctttgaatttagtgccatgattgccatcgggtaaaaactgttttttaggcgatttgtcctggtttttattgctctgtatctcttgcctgatggcagcagctggaagagaccatggccagggtgtgacacaagtttaagtttttttttcttgatttaacACTGTAAAACCCTCGTAAGGTATTTGGAGATGTAATATATGAAGTTCACAGTTTATCCTCAGATTATGTTTCTgtcaaaacaaatctttaagaTTCTCTTTAACTTTTCAGTATACAGAAAAGTTAAATCAAATATACAATACACAAGTGGATATACATATCCACTTATTCTCCCAACTGGTATACAGCTTTATTACGACAATACAAAATTAagtataaatattattaaacatgcttagaagcaatattttttgttttacttcaatcCCTCACCAAGTAGGGGCTTTGCTTATCGTTTTTGTCCTTTCTTGTCACACAGGTGTATGAACATCAAGATGGTAGTAAATCTCTGAAACTGGGAGACTTTGGCTTGGCTACTGTTGTCAATGGTCCTCTTTATGCTGTTTGTGGAACGCCAACTTATGTAGCACCAGAGATTGTTGCTGAAACAGGGTAGGGTTGAATGTGGCTTGTGGGACAAAAACTACTGTAATATGTATGCTTTTCTTCAATCCTTTTAACTgatgtttcattttgtaatttcagaTATGGCCTCAAGGTTGATATCTGGGCAGCGGGCGTCATCACTTACATACTGGTCTGTGGCTTTCCTCCTTTCCGTGGGTatgtgctttattattattattacattaagTAAAATAACCAGTAATTGGTACATGCTTTTGAAGTTATgaagtgggtttttttccccccctttttttttaactgtgcatttcatttttgcagCAGTGGTGAAGACCAGGAGGCCCTCTTTGAAGAGATTTTAAAAGGCCATCTTGAATTTCCAGCACCATACTGGGACAATGTATCTGAGCCTGCCAAGGTTGCCTGGAAGTTGACTTTTACCATGAATATGCTTCACAATCTGTCAGACCAGATTTTTTCATTATGTTCCAAGATATTTATGGATAACACATTTATCTCTAGGCTCTGATCACTGGCATGCTGCAGGTAGTTGTGGATCAAAGATGCACAGCTGTACAAGTGCTGGATCACCCCTGGGTCAATGTAAGTTCAGTAAATCACTGCAAACATATACAGCAAAAGAACTGAAGAAGAATGTGTTACCGAAACTCAAACTAAGTTGCTAAGCAGTGTCTGTATTTTTCAGGGTGACAGTCTGTCAGAAAAGGGGCACCAGCTTGCTGTGGCTGGAAAAATCAAGAAGCATTTTAATTATGGACCCAAGCTCAACGGCACTGCAGCAGGAGTGTCAGTAATTACAGTAAGAACTAATTAGAAACTAGATGAAAAGTTTGcttgtaattttgttttcagtgagaccgtgttttgttttgtttttttcttttttgctgattttgatttttcttttttgctgccTTGCTTTTCATGCTTTACCATTCAAAAAGGAAACCATTAGGATTCAACATAACCCAAAAGTAGTCCTCAGTGTGCAATTGCATTTTTAGCaaaatcttatttattatttctcaaaTATAACCTTTTACAGACATTGCCTTCAGCAGAGCTCTGCTTGTGGGTGAAAAgacttgactttttttaataCTGCATATAAATGGAAACATAGAAATTCCCATTATCACTTTATTGGATTTCTGATAATTATAACATGTACATGTTGCATTATCAAAGtggtttttcagttgaaaatgAAGAATTACATTGCAAACAGCTTttggctaaatattttgtttataaattccattaaaaataaaaaattccccAAACTTCCAtttcaatgtaattttaaaatttataatcCACCCTGCTAGTTTATAGAGAATATTGTTTGATTGCTAAGTACCGgtaacagtattttttattatctaaacatAAAGGACTTCACTTAAAACATTGCTCTATCTACTTCTGATAAATTTTctacttatattttttttaaattttttttctccatctgtgAAAACCTTGATATTAAATGGCTCTGAAATGTAAACTCACTGACAACCCAGACGTCTTATTAGCTGTATGGTGTATTTCTCTTTTTGGATTGCAGCTCTTCTGACTATATATCGTTCTTACCTCCATGtactttaaatttgaattaaagAATCAGTTTTAGATTATGGCATTTCTACTCTGCAGCGACCTTGTTTCCCTCTACCATAGCAGCTCCACTAGATTCAGGCTCTACAGCCAGATCCCTCTCATTTTCTCAACATTATTTGAGATTAGCATCCATCAAAGTCATACTGCCATgcgtttttcttttgtttttgcctcaTCCTGCCATCCTGCCTAGCTGGACTGTAGGCACTGTTGCTTGGACATCCTGCACATAAATTATGCTTATGTGTACAAGATGTTACTTTAAAGAGAACTATTGAATTTTTCAACTGCTTATTTATTGATGGAAGAGATGCTGAAtggtaatttttttatgaagtgAACAATTTGTGAGTTTTCATGTGCagttgtaaaataaagaaaaaaaatagattacgTGTAATTCTTTTGCCAGTGAAGTAGTAACTTTAGTAGGAAAGTAAAGTTGGACACCTCACTGACAATTTGGCCAGCGATGCTTTGAGTTCAAGGTGATCCACTGAGTTCATCTCCCTCTGCTTTGCTGGACCAGGACTTAACCATCCAGAAGTCAGGGTCTTTGGATCACAACCAGAATCCAGGATTGTGTTGGATAAGGTATGACACAGCAAAGTGCTAAAGTGCAGTGAGTGCTTCCGTGGCAAAGTGCTGGCAGTCTCCATTTTCCATTCTCCATGGATTTGACCCATGTCCATCAACTTAATCATTTTCATACCTCATCAGTTTACCTCATCTCATTTGGGCTGTTTGGGCTGCAGCTGTTCTTCTTCATTGCACGGTTTACCGAgatattttatcacattacattAAGTTACCTTTCCattgaaactgaatttaatgattcagaaaacctgctgagatggtttaaattctgtttatCGCAAGAAGTGCTGTCAAGTGCCCCAAAAATTCATTTCCCCCCTTATATCTTGCGTTTTTACCGTTTTTGTCACACTCAAATTCTTTAGATCACCAAACTATTTTTATGGAATACTTGAAAAGCAGTTTTGAAAGTAATTACCCCATAAACCCAAATGGTTGGGTTTTTGTCACGATAGGTAACCCAGCTGTCCTTTCTAAGCCAAACATTCTGCTTAAGGATTTCTATTGGAGCAGAATtactgcttttaatattttctactATTTGTCCAGAAGCAGCAAGGTGGCTCCAGACCATCGTATTACCACCACCGTGTGACTGCCAATATAGTCATTTTTCTGACTATATTAATTTTATGCCAGAGACGAGATTTGAAGTTTTTGTCCTGCTTCTGTTTTATTGCTAAATCATAAACATTGTTCTAGGTGAGGCCAGCAGTACATTAGTTCCTGTTTTGGGTTATTTTATGACAACCTGGATGTCTTGTCAATGTGTTTTGGAGTAATTCTGGTTGAAGTCCTACTCCTTATAAGATTCACAAATACCATGCAGAGGTGGGTAGTAACCatttacattacttgagtaaccttttGAATATAGAAAAATAGTAATTTTACTACACCATACTCTACTTTAACTTGACtagtattattaatattatgtgAAATTACTGAGTAACTTCACAGAATGAAGAATAAACTTTAACACGAACCTACAGTTTGTTAAATGAGACCCCTTGTCTAacaaattttattgtattatttttaactgCTGAAGCATTTGTGCCATTTGGAGATCAAGTAAATGTATAATAAACTTGTAACTTAAAGCACTTTATCCTGTTCTTACACATTAAGTCTATTTTTTATATGGAGAGAGGGGATT harbors:
- the dclk1b gene encoding serine/threonine-protein kinase DCLK1b isoform X1, which translates into the protein MDLEHFDERDKSQRCTRRGSRGNGLPSPTHSAHCSLYRTRTLQALSSEKKAKKIHFYRNGDRYFKGIVYAISQERFRSLDALLADLTRSLSDNVNLPQGVRTIYTVDGATKITSIEQLVEGESYVCASIEPFKKLDYTKNVNPNWAVGARTAASVRDPSSLGSAMAGSPETRETKDFIKPKLVTIVRSGVKPRKAVRVLLNKKTAHSFDQVMSDITDAIKLDSGVVKRLCTVDGKMVTCLQDFFAEDDIFIACGPEKFRYQDDFNLDETECRVTKSSSYGRLPTVHGRSLPRTGGMSRRSKSPSPAGSANGTAGSTLSTPRSGKSPSPILTSPASLRRRQGSQYSGSSLSLASTKVCSSMDEGDGPNSEVEPVEECSPVPTSIADRYKVGRILGDGNFAVVRECVERSTGREYALKIISKDKCKGKEHMIQSEVSILRRVKHPNIVLLIEEMDTRRDLYLVMELVKGGDLFDAITSSNRYTERDASCMLFNLASAIKYLHSLNIVHRDIKPENLLVYEHQDGSKSLKLGDFGLATVVNGPLYAVCGTPTYVAPEIVAETGYGLKVDIWAAGVITYILVCGFPPFRGSGEDQEALFEEILKGHLEFPAPYWDNVSEPAKALITGMLQVVVDQRCTAVQVLDHPWVNGDSLSEKGHQLAVAGKIKKHFNYGPKLNGTAAGVSVITTTPLDKEKQVFRRRRHQDVKLSTQLLPSSGATATSKMANPVISPELEELSPSSADTVLSPTSPF
- the dclk1b gene encoding serine/threonine-protein kinase DCLK1b isoform X3, translated to MDLEHFDERDKSQRCTRRGSRGNGLPSPTHSAHCSLYRTRTLQALSSEKKAKKIHFYRNGDRYFKGIVYAISQERFRSLDALLADLTRSLSDNVNLPQGVRTIYTVDGATKITSIEQLVEGESYVCASIEPFKKLDYTKNVNPNWAVGARTAASVRDPSSLGSAMAGSPETRETKDFIKPKLVTIVRSGVKPRKAVRVLLNKKTAHSFDQVMSDITDAIKLDSGVVKRLCTVDGKMVTCLQDFFAEDDIFIACGPEKFRYQDDFNLDETECRVTKSSSYGRLPTVHGRSLPRTGGMSRRSKSPSPAGSANGTAGSTLSTPRSGKSPSPILTSPASLRRRQGSQYSGSSLSLASTKVCSSMDEGDGPNSEVEPVEECSPVPTSIADRYKVGRILGDGNFAVVRECVERSTGREYALKIISKDKCKGKEHMIQSEVSILRRVKHPNIVLLIEEMDTRRDLYLVMELVKGGDLFDAITSSNRYTERDASCMLFNLASAIKYLHSLNIVHRDIKPENLLVYEHQDGSKSLKLGDFGLATVVNGPLYAVCGTPTYVAPEIVAETGYGLKVDIWAAGVITYILVCGFPPFRGSGEDQEALFEEILKGHLEFPAPYWDNVSEPAKALITGMLQVVVDQRCTAVQVLDHPWVNGDSLSEKGHQLAVAGKIKKHFNYGPKLNGTAAGVSVITDLTIQKSGSLDHNQNPGLCWIRPRHLIKRSKFSDEDATRM
- the dclk1b gene encoding serine/threonine-protein kinase DCLK1b isoform X4; translated protein: MDLEHFDERDKSQRCTRRGSRGNGLPSPTHSAHCSLYRTRTLQALSSEKKAKKIHFYRNDLTRSLSDNVNLPQGVRTIYTVDGATKITSIEQLVEGESYVCASIEPFKKLDYTKNVNPNWAVGARTAASVRDPSSLGSAMAGSPETRETKDFIKPKLVTIVRSGVKPRKAVRVLLNKKTAHSFDQVMSDITDAIKLDSGVVKRLCTVDGKMVTCLQDFFAEDDIFIACGPEKFRYQDDFNLDETECRVTKSSSYGRLPTVHGRSLPRTGGMSRRSKSPSPAGSANGTAGSTLSTPRSGKSPSPILTSPASLRRRQGSQYSGSSLSLASTKVCSSMDEGDGPNSEVEPVEECSPVPTSIADRYKVGRILGDGNFAVVRECVERSTGREYALKIISKDKCKGKEHMIQSEVSILRRVKHPNIVLLIEEMDTRRDLYLVMELVKGGDLFDAITSSNRYTERDASCMLFNLASAIKYLHSLNIVHRDIKPENLLVYEHQDGSKSLKLGDFGLATVVNGPLYAVCGTPTYVAPEIVAETGYGLKVDIWAAGVITYILVCGFPPFRGSGEDQEALFEEILKGHLEFPAPYWDNVSEPAKALITGMLQVVVDQRCTAVQVLDHPWVNGDSLSEKGHQLAVAGKIKKHFNYGPKLNGTAAGVSVITTTPLDKEKQVFRRRRHQDVKLSTQLLPSSGATATSKMANPVISPELEELSPSSADTVLSPTSPF
- the dclk1b gene encoding serine/threonine-protein kinase DCLK1b isoform X2, giving the protein MDLEHFDERDKSQRCTRRGSRGNGLPSPTHSAHCSLYRTRTLQALSSEKKAKKIHFYRNGDRYFKGIVYAISQERFRSLDALLADLTRSLSDNVNLPQGVRTIYTVDGATKITSIEQLVEGESYVCASIEPFKKLDYTKNVNPNWAVGARTAASVRDPSSLGSAMAGSPETRETKDFIKPKLVTIVRSGVKPRKAVRVLLNKKTAHSFDQVMSDITDAIKLDSGVVKRLCTVDGKMVTCLQDFFAEDDIFIACGPEKFRYQDDFNLDETECRVTKSSSYGRLPTVHGRSLPRTGGMSRRSKSPSPAGSANGTAGSTLSTPRSGKSPSPILTSPASLRRRQGSQYSGSSLSLASTKVCSSMDEGDGPNSEVEPVEECSPVPTSIADRYKVGRILGDGNFAVVRECVERSTGREYALKIISKDKCKGKEHMIQSEVSILRRVKHPNIVLLIEEMDTRRDLYLVMELVKGGDLFDAITSSNRYTERDASCMLFNLASAIKYLHSLNIVHRDIKPENLLVYEHQDGSKSLKLGDFGLATVVNGPLYAVCGTPTYVAPEIVAETGYGLKVDIWAAGVITYILVCGFPPFRGGEDQEALFEEILKGHLEFPAPYWDNVSEPAKALITGMLQVVVDQRCTAVQVLDHPWVNGDSLSEKGHQLAVAGKIKKHFNYGPKLNGTAAGVSVITTTPLDKEKQVFRRRRHQDVKLSTQLLPSSGATATSKMANPVISPELEELSPSSADTVLSPTSPF